The following coding sequences are from one Eucalyptus grandis isolate ANBG69807.140 chromosome 11, ASM1654582v1, whole genome shotgun sequence window:
- the LOC104427325 gene encoding uncharacterized protein LOC104427325 isoform X2, which produces MGEMKMSVGDGGEWSWRRKDPNSRGGSGVGDDGGSSGLSSAPAGSDTQNGGRNSRIMMFGDVPVDLEATPNNPLFFTSSFNCNESPGKRRAAQERDMGADSQGSPEHCEVRAAPEVVRKKELASYDSDTHRRSDGVVNFIKKKTQVDLRNQETPRSDGSIQVEKLHTSTGLKDTTSLSASHFVNKRKPFDICLPRRRQLDFAETFDHIEDCEQTYEAVQLVEQENRLLRPGMVLLKNYITLREQIISHSMKLQESGERLVLVQGSFTNRSTRMEQSSVCR; this is translated from the exons ATGGGGGAGATGAAGATGAGTGTCGGCGATGGCGGTGAGTGGTCTTGGCGAAGGAAGGACCCGAATTCTCGCGGCGGTTCTGGG GTTGGGGATGATGGAGGTTCTTCTGGACTTTCTTCTGCGCCTGCGGGCAGTGATACGCAAAATGGGGGGCGGAATTCACGGATAATGATGTTCGGTGATGTTCCTGTTGATCTTGAGGCAACCCCAAATAATCCATTATTCTTCACTTCATCATTCAACTGCAATGAGAGTCCTGGGAAAAGAAGAGCTGCACAAGAGAGGGACATGGGTGCAGATAGCCAGGGATCACCAGAGCATTGTGAGGTAAGGGCTGCACCAGAAGTTGTCCGCAAGAAAGAGTTGGCTTCATATGACTCCGATACTCATAGGAGAAGTGATGGTGTAGTCAACTTCATCAAGAAGAAAACTCAAGTAGACCTAAGGAATCAAGAGACGCCTAGGTCTGATGGTTCAATTCAAGTTGAGAAGCTGCATACTTCTACTGGTTTGAAGGATACTACGAGCTTAAGTGCTTCCCATTTTGTGAATAAGAGGAAACCGTTTGATATTTGTCTTCCTCGAAGGAGACAATTGGACTTTGCAGAAACTTTTGACCACATAGAGGATTGTGAACAAACTTATGAAGCAGTACAATTGGTGGAACAGGAAAACCGACTGTTAAGGCCTGGAATGGTTCTGCTGAAGAACTACATCACCCTCAGAGAACAGATAATTTCACACTC AATGAAATTACAAGAAAGTGGAGAGAGATTGGTATTGGTCCAGGGGAGTTTTACCAACCGGTCTACCAGGATGGAGCAAAGCTCCGTTTGCAGATGA
- the LOC104427325 gene encoding uncharacterized protein LOC104427325 isoform X1 produces the protein MGEMKMSVGDGGEWSWRRKDPNSRGGSGIRPDPVGDDGGSSGLSSAPAGSDTQNGGRNSRIMMFGDVPVDLEATPNNPLFFTSSFNCNESPGKRRAAQERDMGADSQGSPEHCEVRAAPEVVRKKELASYDSDTHRRSDGVVNFIKKKTQVDLRNQETPRSDGSIQVEKLHTSTGLKDTTSLSASHFVNKRKPFDICLPRRRQLDFAETFDHIEDCEQTYEAVQLVEQENRLLRPGMVLLKNYITLREQIISHSMKLQESGERLVLVQGSFTNRSTRMEQSSVCR, from the exons ATGGGGGAGATGAAGATGAGTGTCGGCGATGGCGGTGAGTGGTCTTGGCGAAGGAAGGACCCGAATTCTCGCGGCGGTTCTGGGATACGTCCTGACCCT GTTGGGGATGATGGAGGTTCTTCTGGACTTTCTTCTGCGCCTGCGGGCAGTGATACGCAAAATGGGGGGCGGAATTCACGGATAATGATGTTCGGTGATGTTCCTGTTGATCTTGAGGCAACCCCAAATAATCCATTATTCTTCACTTCATCATTCAACTGCAATGAGAGTCCTGGGAAAAGAAGAGCTGCACAAGAGAGGGACATGGGTGCAGATAGCCAGGGATCACCAGAGCATTGTGAGGTAAGGGCTGCACCAGAAGTTGTCCGCAAGAAAGAGTTGGCTTCATATGACTCCGATACTCATAGGAGAAGTGATGGTGTAGTCAACTTCATCAAGAAGAAAACTCAAGTAGACCTAAGGAATCAAGAGACGCCTAGGTCTGATGGTTCAATTCAAGTTGAGAAGCTGCATACTTCTACTGGTTTGAAGGATACTACGAGCTTAAGTGCTTCCCATTTTGTGAATAAGAGGAAACCGTTTGATATTTGTCTTCCTCGAAGGAGACAATTGGACTTTGCAGAAACTTTTGACCACATAGAGGATTGTGAACAAACTTATGAAGCAGTACAATTGGTGGAACAGGAAAACCGACTGTTAAGGCCTGGAATGGTTCTGCTGAAGAACTACATCACCCTCAGAGAACAGATAATTTCACACTC AATGAAATTACAAGAAAGTGGAGAGAGATTGGTATTGGTCCAGGGGAGTTTTACCAACCGGTCTACCAGGATGGAGCAAAGCTCCGTTTGCAGATGA
- the LOC104427325 gene encoding uncharacterized protein LOC104427325 isoform X3, with amino-acid sequence MAVSGLGEGRTRILAAVLGYVLTLWVGDDGGSSGLSSAPAGSDTQNGGRNSRIMMFGDVPVDLEATPNNPLFFTSSFNCNESPGKRRAAQERDMGADSQGSPEHCEVRAAPEVVRKKELASYDSDTHRRSDGVVNFIKKKTQVDLRNQETPRSDGSIQVEKLHTSTGLKDTTSLSASHFVNKRKPFDICLPRRRQLDFAETFDHIEDCEQTYEAVQLVEQENRLLRPGMVLLKNYITLREQIISHSMKLQESGERLVLVQGSFTNRSTRMEQSSVCR; translated from the exons ATGGCGGTGAGTGGTCTTGGCGAAGGAAGGACCCGAATTCTCGCGGCGGTTCTGGGATACGTCCTGACCCTGTGG GTTGGGGATGATGGAGGTTCTTCTGGACTTTCTTCTGCGCCTGCGGGCAGTGATACGCAAAATGGGGGGCGGAATTCACGGATAATGATGTTCGGTGATGTTCCTGTTGATCTTGAGGCAACCCCAAATAATCCATTATTCTTCACTTCATCATTCAACTGCAATGAGAGTCCTGGGAAAAGAAGAGCTGCACAAGAGAGGGACATGGGTGCAGATAGCCAGGGATCACCAGAGCATTGTGAGGTAAGGGCTGCACCAGAAGTTGTCCGCAAGAAAGAGTTGGCTTCATATGACTCCGATACTCATAGGAGAAGTGATGGTGTAGTCAACTTCATCAAGAAGAAAACTCAAGTAGACCTAAGGAATCAAGAGACGCCTAGGTCTGATGGTTCAATTCAAGTTGAGAAGCTGCATACTTCTACTGGTTTGAAGGATACTACGAGCTTAAGTGCTTCCCATTTTGTGAATAAGAGGAAACCGTTTGATATTTGTCTTCCTCGAAGGAGACAATTGGACTTTGCAGAAACTTTTGACCACATAGAGGATTGTGAACAAACTTATGAAGCAGTACAATTGGTGGAACAGGAAAACCGACTGTTAAGGCCTGGAATGGTTCTGCTGAAGAACTACATCACCCTCAGAGAACAGATAATTTCACACTC AATGAAATTACAAGAAAGTGGAGAGAGATTGGTATTGGTCCAGGGGAGTTTTACCAACCGGTCTACCAGGATGGAGCAAAGCTCCGTTTGCAGATGA
- the LOC104427325 gene encoding alpha-ketoglutarate-dependent dioxygenase AlkB isoform X4 produces MSDRDELMVAHIPNEFILAVKRAMGDAQDLVKKCDRRSNLSNDLPTMSPNICIINFYTTSGRLGLHQDRDESRESLRKGLPVVSFSIGDSAEFLFGDHRDVDRAERVVLQSGDVVTFGGVSRMVFHGISPVIPNSAPKALLDEAGLRPGRLNLAFRQF; encoded by the exons ATGAGCGACAGAGATGAGTTGATGGTTGCACATATTCCTAATGAGTTTATTCTAGCAGTCAAAAGGGCAATGGGGGATGCACAAGACCTTGTGAAGAAGTGTGACAGAAGAAGTAATCTCAGTAACGATCTCCCAACAATGTCTCCAAACATATGcatcatcaatttctacactacCAGTGGGCGACTTGGGCTTCACCAG GATCGCGACGAGAGCCGGGAGAGTCTGCGAAAGGGATTACCCGTGGTCTCATTTTCCATCGGCGATTCAGCCGAGTTTTTGTTTGGAGATCACAGGGATGTGGACAGGGCAGAGAGGGTCGTGCTGCAATCGGGTGATGTGGTGACATTCGGTGGCGTGTCGAGAATGGTGTTTCATGGCATATCGCCTGTCATCCCTAACTCCGCTCCCAAGGCATTGCTCGATGAGGCCGGGCTACGCCCCGGACGCCTTAACCTAGCCTTTCGACAGTTCTGA
- the LOC104425093 gene encoding uncharacterized protein LOC104425093, whose amino-acid sequence MSSRERKRAALYQKLQQLRAATNSTAVNKTSIIVDATKYISKLKEKVERLNQEAGTSSPNRLPMEVTVDTLDRGFRINVYSERNCPGLLVSILEAFEELGLNVLDARVSCSDNFHLEAVGGEDHCDGMDAQVVKQAVLEAIKSWSERNE is encoded by the exons ATGTCTtcgagggagagaaagagagcagcTCTCTACCAGAAGTTGCAGCAGCTTCGCGCTGCTACCAATTCCACCGCG GTGAATAAGACCTCCATCATAGTGGATGCAACCAAGTACATCTCCAAGCTGAAAGAGAAAGTGGAGCGACTCAACCAAGAAGCCGGAACCTCCTCGCCAAATCGGTTACCTATG GAGGTGACTGTGGATACCCTAGATAGAGGGTTCCGCATCAACGTGTACTCAGAGAGGAACTGTCCGGGTTTGCTGGTTTCCATACTGGAAGCTTTTGAGGAGCTCGGGCTCAACGTTCTCGATGCTAGGGTTTCTTGTTCTGACAACTTCCACCTCGAAGCTGTAGGAGGAGAA GATCATTGTGACGGCATGGATGCTCAGGTGGTGAAGCAAGCAGTTTTGGAGGCTATTAAGAGCTGGAGTGAAAGGAATGAGTGA